The Gammaproteobacteria bacterium region TTTGGCGGCGACGATCTTCAAACCCGCCTTCTCAAATCGCGCATAGATTTCACCGATGTGGTTTTTGGCAACCGCGTCAGGTTTCACGATAGAGAATGTTCTTTCAATAGCCATGCGTATCAATACTCCAGTCTGTTCTAAAGGGGACGGAGCCGCCGCCGGGGCCAGGCCACCGGTGACGACTTCGAGATTACGTAAACCGCTTATTATACAAGAGAATCGGGGCCAGCCCCTAGCCCGCATTTTGCCGGAAGGAGTGCTGTGGCGCGAAAAAAGGGAGGACGAACAAGCGTTCAAAAACCCCGAGGGAATGGCGGGCCTATCGGACAAAAATCTGTCGGGTTATTAACGGCTTACAATCGGGATCGACGCCGCATCGCCGGCGCCATGTATCAGGCCGTCCACCAGAGCAGGCCATGGGTGGGGCGGTCTGGCCAAGTGATGGGAGTCCACAAGGGACTGGACAGCTGGGGGCTATTGCCGCTCTTCGATCCAGGCCAGCTGTGCCGCCTCGAGGATGCGTTCGCCACAGCGCGCCGGGTCGTCGTCAAAGTCCTCCAGGGCCATGATCCAGTTGCGCAGATCGACAAAGTTGACCCGTTGTGGATCCACGTCCGGGTGCGCCTCATCCAGCGCAATGGCGATCTCCAGCGATTCCGTCCATTTCAGGCCCATGCACCGTCCTCCCTAGTGGTTTT contains the following coding sequences:
- the iscX gene encoding Fe-S cluster assembly protein IscX, with the protein product MKWTESLEIAIALDEAHPDVDPQRVNFVDLRNWIMALEDFDDDPARCGERILEAAQLAWIEERQ